aaatgaataaataaaataatcaaacAATGATTAAATACATTTCTGTCATGAAAATGTACTCTCAGTTGAAAAGACCTTCAGAGAGTAAATGAAAACCAGTATATATACATCGTTAGTCATTAGCTGAACACGCAGAAATAAATTGTGTTGAGTATTGAGAGGGATGTTTAGATGGACCTGCTGTGGATCTTGTTCTCCACTGGCACATATCATAAATGATCCTACAGTCAAGAAAGTTGGGGTTATTAGATTaagattatttttcatttaaatgatGATGTATTTACTATGTGTTAATTATTATTGTAGGTAGTGCTACGCACTATTTTATTTCCTCGCCACAAGCAGACTATAAGACCATCGTATGGGTCTGGCTTCAGTTGCCCAGATCAGAATCCACTTTAGCTAATTTAGGCAAATGGGGATTTAGTATAGGCTCCTCATTGGTCAGAAGGATTGAAGACAAACAACTCTAGACTGAGGTTTCAGCATCGACTACTCTGATCACACACAGACCTGGACATGTAGGAGCCAGCCTTCGTTCGGCATTGATACAATCAAGACAATATTACTAATTTTTAAAGTCACGAGTGCACCTGGCAGCTCTAGAAGCACACCAGCAGAATGGGTGTCTTACACACCACTTCTACTATTAAAATTCGTTTCCAAGTCCAAAAATCTAAGTAATTATGACACATAGACCTAAAAGCACATCAAAAATCATAGTTTCGATTGAGTCAAAACAGTACAGTTTTTAGCTTTCTGGCTTCTaacatggagtcactgggtggcatGTATAGTTAACATActcactgctaagcaaaaggttggcagtttgattccactcaGAAGCACtccgggagaaagacgtggtggtCCATGTCTGAACGCCCTGTAGAGCAGTTGTGGTGGTCCATGTCTGAATGCCCTGTAGAGCAGTTGTGGCGATCCATGTCTGAACGCCCTGTAGAGCAGTTGTGGTGATCCATGTCTGAACGCCCTGTAGAGTAGTTGTGGTGATCCATGTCTGAACGCCCTGTAGAGCAGTTGTGGTGGTCCATGTCTGAATGCCCTGTAGAGCAGTTGTGGTGGTCCATGTCTGAATGCCCTGTAGAGCAGTTGTGGTGGTCCATGTCTGAACGCCCTGTAGAGCAGTTGTGGTGGTCCATGTCTGAACGCCCTGTAGAGCAGTTGTGGTGATCCATGTCTGAACGCCCTGTAGAGCAGTTGTGGTGGTCCATGTCTGAACGCCCTGTAGAGCAGTTGTGGTGGTCCATGTCTGAACGCCCTGTAGAGCAGTTGTGGTGGTCCATGTCTGAACGCCCTGTAGAGCAGTTGTGGTGGTCCATGTCTGAACGCCCTGTAGAGCAGTTGTGGTGATCCATGTCTGAACGCCCTGTAGAGCAGTTGTGGTGGTCCATGTCTGAACGCCCTGTAGAGCAGTTGTGGTGGTCCATGTCTGAATGCCCTGTAGAGCAGTTGTGGTGGTCCATGTCTGAATGCCCTGTAGAGCAGTTGTGGTGGTCCATGTCTGAACGCCCTGTAGAGCAGTTGTGGTGGTCCATGTCTGAACGCCCTGTAGAGCAGTTGTGGTGATCCATGTCTGAACGCCCTGTAGAGCAGTTGTGGTGGTCCATGTCTGAACGCCCTGTAGAGCAGTTGTGGTGATCCATGTCTGAACGCCCTGTAGAGCAGTTGTGGTGGTCCATGTCTGAACGCCCTGTAGAGCAGTTGTGGTGGTCCATGTCTGAACGCCCTGTAGAGCAGTTGTGGTGATCCATGTCTGAACGCCCTGTAGAGCAGTTGTGGTGGTCCATGTCTGAACGCCCTGTAGAGCAGTTGTGGTGGTCCATGTCTGAACGCCCTGTAGAGCAGTTGTGGTGGTCCATGTCTGAACGCCCTGTAGAGCAGTTGTGGTGGTCCATGTCTGAACGCCCTGTAGAGCAGTTGTGGTGGTCCATGTCTGAACGCCCTGTAGAGCAGTTGTGGTGGTCCATGTCTGAACGCCCTGTAGAGCAGTTGTGGTGGTCCATGTCTGAACGCCCTGTAGAGCAGTTGTGGTGGTCCATGTCTGAACGCCCTGTAGAGCAGTTGTGGTGGTCCATGTCTGAACGCCCTGTAGAGCAGTTGTGGTGATCCATGTCTGAACGCCCTGTAGAGCAGTTGTGGTGGTCCATGTCTGAACGCCCTGTAGAGCAGTTGTGGTGATCCATGTCTGAACGCCCTGTAGAGCAGTTGTGGTGGTCCATGTCTGAACGCCCTGTAGAGCAGTTGTGGTGGTCCATGTCTGAACGCCCTGTAGAGCAGTTGTGGTGGTCCATGTCTGAACGCCCTGTAGAGCAGTTGTGGTGGTCCATGTCTGAACGCCCTGTAGAGCAGTTGTGGTGGTCCATGTCTGAACGCCCTGTAGAGCAGTTGTGGTGGTCCATGTCTGAACGCCCTGTAGAGCAGTTGTGGTGATCCATGTCTGAACGCCCTGTAGAGCAGTTGTGGTGGTCCATGTCTGAACGCCCTGTAGAGCAGTTGTGGTGGTCCATGTCTGAACGCCCTGTAGAGCAGTTGTGGTGGTCCATGTCTGAACGCCCTGTAGAGCAGTTGTGGTGATCCATGTCTGAACGCCCTGTAGAGCAGTTGTGGTGATCCATGTCTGAACGCCCTGTAGAGCAGTTGTGGTGGTCCATGTCTGAATGCCCTGTAGAGCAG
The sequence above is drawn from the Elephas maximus indicus isolate mEleMax1 chromosome 12, mEleMax1 primary haplotype, whole genome shotgun sequence genome and encodes:
- the LOC126086976 gene encoding protein starmaker-like, which produces MDHHNCSTGHSDMDHHNCSTGHSDMDHHNCSTGRSDMDHHNCSTGRSDMDHHNCSTGRSDMDHHNCSTGRSDMDHHNCSTGRSDMDHHNCSTGRSDMDHHNCSTGRSDMDHHNCSTGRSDMDHHNCSTGRSDMDHHNCSTGRSDMDHHNCSTGRSDMDHHNCSTGRSDMDHHNCSTGRSDMDHHNCSTGRSDMDHHNCSTGRSDMDHHNCSTGRSDMDHHNCSTGRSDMDHHNCSTGRSDMDHHNCSTGRSDMDHHNCSTGRSDMDHHNCSTGRSDMDHHNCSTGRSDMDHHNCSTGRSDMDHHNCSTGRSDMDHHNCSTGRSDMDHHNCSTGRSDMDHHNCSTGRSDMDHHNCSTGRSDMDHHNCSTGRSDMDHHNCSTGRSDMDHHNCSTGRSDMDHHNCSTGRSDMDHHNCSTGHSDMDHHNCSTGHSDMDHHNCSTGRSDMDHHNCSTGRSDMDHHNCSTGRSDMDHHNCSTGRSDMDHHNCSTGRSDMDHHNCSTGRSDMDHHNCSTGRSDMDHHNCSTGRSDMDHHNCSTGRSDMDHHNCSTGHSDMDHHNCSTGHSDMDHHNCSTGRSDMDHHNYSTGRSDMDHHNCSTGRSDMDRHNCSTGHSDMDHHNCSTGRSDMDHHVFLPECF